Proteins encoded together in one Triticum dicoccoides isolate Atlit2015 ecotype Zavitan chromosome 7B, WEW_v2.0, whole genome shotgun sequence window:
- the LOC119336219 gene encoding acyl transferase 15-like: MSVVVTKSSPAVVAGPFDAGIVHLSSFDRCMGPTEVTLLLVFDQPIDQPVKTIKNALSQALAHYPPMAGRLAATGGDGELHIACTGEGVSFVGASASCALDDDDVTRSALLHGDLAVGYPAEYCSLIDPLLLMQVTEFSCGGFAVGVTWNHVIADAAGMAQFLQAVGELARGVPQPAVVPVRCEVQGSLPCLPPPLVAAMRSHMRVETEELATLDVTIPTSLINRIKFECGGDCTTFEAVAAVLWRCRTRAVISDGDHDASVPLAFPSNVRELVGAREGYYGNCITMQLVQATSGTVAGGEIKDLVRLIKLAKEKVPDIFQNSGADGETGSGGDRDQQQLAPPRYNTLGVSSWRNLGFEAVDFGRGSPARVMWKAHPTVGLVCVLCPPCKGEHGVTVVSRCVKPKHADAFVAELAALDV, encoded by the coding sequence ATGAGCGTTGTAGTGACCAAGTCCTCGCCGGCGGTGGTCGCCGGCCCTTTCGACGCCGGCATCGTCCATCTCTCCTCGTTCGACAGGTGCATGGGCCCTACTGAGGTCACGCTGCTCCTCGTCTTCGACCAACCAATCGACCAACCCGTCAAGACCATCAAAAACGCCCTGTCGCAGGCGCTGGCGCACTATCCCCCGATggccggccgcctcgccgccacCGGCGGCGACGGGGAGCTCCACATCGCGTGCACCGGCGAGGGCGTGTCCTTCGTGGGCGCGTCAGCTAGCTGTGCCCTGGACGACGACGATGTCACGAGATCGGCGCTGCTCCACGGCGACCTCGCCGTCGGCTACCCCGCCGAATACTGCAGCCTCATCGACCCCTTGCTGCTGATGCAGGTGACCGAGTTCTCCTGCGGCGGGTTCGCCGTGGGCGTGACGTGGAACCACGTCATAGCCGACGCGGCGGGGATGGCGCAGTTCCTGCAGGCCGTCGGCGAGCTCGCCCGGGGCGTGCCGCAGCCGGCCGTCGTTCCGGTCAGGTGTGAAGTCCAAGGCTCGCTGCCTTGCCTCCCGCCGCCGCTGGTGGCCGCCATGAGGTCTCATATGCGCGTAGAAACCGAGGAACTGGCCACCCTGGACGTCACCATCCCCACGAGCTTGATCAACCGCATAAAATTCGAGTGTGGCGGCGACTGCACGACGTTCGAAGCCGTCGCCGCGGTGCTCTGGCGGTGCCGCACCCGCGCGGTCATCTCCGACGGTGACCACGACGCCTCCGTGCCCCTCGCCTTCCCGAGCAACGTGCGAGAACTCGTCGGCGCCAGGGAAGGCTACTACGGCAACTGCATCACCATGCAGCTGGTCCAGGCGACAAGCGGCACGGTGGCGGGCGGCGAAATCAAGGACCTGGTGAGGCTGATCAAGCTCGCCAAAGAGAAGGTACCAGACATATTCCAAAATAGCGGCGCCGACGGTGAGACCGGCTCCGGTGGTGATAGAGATCAGCAGCAGCTGGCGCCCCCGAGGTACAACACGCTTGGAGTATCGAGCTGGAGGAACCTAGGATTCGAAGCGGTGGATTTTGGGCGTGGGAGTCCGGCGCGCGTGATGTGGAAGGCGCACCCGACGGTGGGGCTCGTCTGCGTTCTGTGCCCGCCGTGCAAGGGGGAGCACGGCGTCACCGTCGTGTCCCGCTGCGTCAAGCCGAAGCATGCCGACGCCTTCGTAGCGGAGTTGGCCGCCCTCGACGTATAA